One Carassius auratus strain Wakin chromosome 4, ASM336829v1, whole genome shotgun sequence DNA segment encodes these proteins:
- the LOC113063095 gene encoding cysteine-rich DPF motif domain-containing protein 1-like, which produces MGRRGCAARESHGNRNLLNVYEGCALVVFTCELCELSSTFSFKDQKPPNTSNDSGTLFHTFLDPFHFPKWLLEECYGKKDPFSSEREKDPPSLPLCSKF; this is translated from the exons ATGGGACGCAGAGGTTGTGCAGCACGAGAATCGCACGGTAACCGTAACCTATTGAATGTGTACGAAGGGTGCGCGCTCGTCGTCTTCACCTGCGAGCTGTGTGAACTGTCCAGTACCTTCAGCTTCAAGGACCAGAAGCCACCAAACACCAGT AATGACAGTGGGAcattatttcacacatttttggATCCATTTCATTTCCCCAAATg GCTCTTGGAGGAATGTTACGGCAAGAAGGATCCCTTCagctcagagagagaaaaagatccTCCATCTCTTCCATTATGTTCAAAATTCTGA
- the LOC113063086 gene encoding cyclin-dependent kinase inhibitor 1B-like gives MSKVRVSNGSPTLERVDARQADHAKPPVCRNLFGSVDREEFARDVKEQMLEMEKASKEKWNYDFAKNEPLAPGHYEWQEVDAKEVPEFYTRPPHAKRDTSTGTVDHNGNHDYLLTTSEQGDSDNAEPGSSSDCRTALTTPRKRPSTEDQDLPCQSKRANVQEPEANCCPETSSHAPSKSDPKT, from the exons ATGTCAAAAGTGCGCGTCTCCAATGGAAGCCCGACGCTGGAGAGGGTGGACGCGAGGCAGGCGGATCACGCCAAACCGCCGGTCTGCAGGAACCTCTTCGGCTCCGTGGATCGCGAAGAGTTCGCGAGGGACGTCAAGGAGCAAATGCTGGAGATGGAGAAAGCGTCCAAAGAAAAATGGAATTACGACTTCGCCAAAAACGAGCCGCTCGCGCCTGGTCACTACGAGTGGCAGGAGGTGGACGCGAAAGAGGTGCCGGAGTTTTACACCAGACCGCCTCACGCAAAACGGGATACCTCGACCGGGACCGTGGACCATAACGGGAACCACGATTATTTGTTGACAACGAGCGAACAGGGGGACTCTGACAACGCGGAGCCCGGGAGTAGCTCGGATTGCCGCACGGCGCTGACCACGCCGAGAAAAAGACCGTCGACAGAGGATCAGG ATCTTCCTTGCCAAAGCAAAAGAGCCAACGTCCAAGAGCCCGAAGCGAACTGCTGTCCAGAGACGAGTTCGCACGCGCCCAGCAAGTCGGATCCCAAAACGTAA